The genomic DNA ACCCATTCCGAAGCCGAAGCCCTGGAATATCTGTACTTCCAGCTGCGAGGCACAGAAGCCCCGGATCTCGAAACCGCTCGATCGCTGCTGGATCGGCTCTTTTTCAACGAAAAGCGCTATGATCTGGGCGCGGTTGGGCGCTACCGCCTGAATAAGCGGCTGCGGCTGGACGTGCCCATGGATGTGCTTACGCTCACGCGTGAGGACATTGTGGCCATCGTGCGTGAGCTGGTACTGCTGCAGAACGGCCGCAGCACGGTGGACGACATTGATCACTTGGGCAACCGCCGGGTGCGTACGGTGGCCGAGCAGCTGGCTGCGCAGTTCTCGGTGGGGCTGGCGCGTATGGCCCGTACCATCAAGGAGCGCATGAACCTGCGTGATGCCGAGAGCTTCACGCCGCAGGACCTGGTCAATGCGCGCACGATCGCCAGCGTCATCAACACCTTCTTTGGAACCAATCAGCTCAGCCAGTTCATGGATCAGACGAATCCACTGGCGGAGCTGACGCACAAGCGGCGCGTGTCGGCGCTGGGACCGGGTGGGTTGACGCGTGAACGGGCCGGCTTCGAAGTGCGCGACGTGCACTATACGCACTATGGTCGCCTCTGCCCCATCGAAACGCCCGAAGGTCCCAACATCGGGCTGATCTGTTCGTTGACCGTGCACGCCCGCGTCAATGAGTTCGGGTTCATTGAAACCCCCTATCGGGTGGTGCGCAACGGAAGGGTGACGAATGAGATTGTCTATCTCTCGGCCGAGGAAGAAGACAACGCCGTGATCGCCCAGGCGAACGCGCCCATCGATGAGGAAGGCCGCTTTCTCAACGAGTATGTCAAATGCCGCTATCGTGGCGACTTTCCGCTGATGCGGCCTGAGCAGATTCAGTACATGGACGTGGCGCCTAACCAGATTGTCTCACCCTCGGCTAGCCTGATTCCCTTCCTGGAACACGACGACGCGAACCGCGCGCTCATGGGATCGAACATGCAGCGGCAGGCCGTGCCGCTACTGCGCTCGGAAGCGCCCATCGTGGGCACGGGGATGGAAGCCCGGATAGCGCGCGATTCGCGTGCGTTGCTGGTCGCCGAAGGCCCGGGCGTGGTCGAATACGTCGATGCCGAACGCATCGTGATCCGTTACGACCAGGATCCGGAAGATGCTGAGGTCAGCTTCGAAGACCCCGTCAAGGAATACCGGCTGATCAAGTTCCGGCGTACCAACCAGGATACGTGCATCAACATGCGGCCGATTGTGAAGGTCGGCCAGCGTGTGGAACGGGGCACAGTGCTTTGCGACGGGTTTGCTACGGAAAAAGGTGAGCTGGCGCTCGGCAAAAATATCCTGGTTGCTTTCATGCCCTGGCGGGGTTACAACTTCGAGGATGCTATCGTGATTTCGGAGCGCCTGGTCGCTGAGGATGTCTTTACCTCGATTCATATCGAGGAGTTTGAGTGCCAGGTGCGCGATACAAAGCGGGGCGAGGAAGAGCTCACGCGCGAGATCCCGAACGTTTCCGAGGAGGCTACCAGGGATCTTGACGAGCGGGGGATTATCCGCGTGGGCGCCGAGGTGAAGGCGGGAGATATCCTGGTCGGGAAGGTAACGCCCAAAGGCGAAACCGAGCCAACACCTGAGGAGAAGCTGCTTCGGGCGATCTTCGGAGATAAGGCCGGCGATGTGAAGGATGCCTCGCTGAAGGCGCCGCCAGGCATGAAGGGCGTGGTCATCGACACAAAGCTCTTCAGCCGCCGCAAACTCGATCCGGCTTCCAAGAAACGGGAGCAGCAGCGGCTGGCCGAAATCGACGAGCAGTTGCAGCGGGATCTGGGCGAGCTCGAGCGCCGCTTCTGGGAGAAATTCTTCAAGCTGGTGGAAGGCCAGGTCTCGGCCGGTGTAGAGACTCGTGAGGGCGAGATCATTCTCGCAGAGGGGATGCCCTTCACTCGAGAAGCCTTCGCGAAAGTATCCCCCTTGAAGCTGAACCCGTTGTTGCCCTTTACGCAGGACGAAACCGTTAACCGCAAGGTGCAGAAGCTGCTCCGTAACTACGAGCAGATGTACCGGCGGATTACGGGCGAGGCCAAGCGGCTCAAGCACCAGATTCAGATGGGCGACGAGCTGCCGCCCGGTGTAGTGCAGCTGGCCAAGGTCTATATTGCCCGCAAACGTAAAATCCAGGTGGGCGACAAGATGGCCGGCCGGCACGGTAACAAGGGCGTGGTGGCCAAGATTGTCCCGGTAGAGGATATGCCTTTCCTGGAGGACGGGACGCCCGTAGACATTGTGCTCAACCCGCTGGGCGTGCCCTCCCGTATGAACCTGGGACAGATCTACGAAACGCTGCTGGGCTGGGCCGGTAAGGTGCTGGGCCGGAAGTTTGCTTCGCCGGTCTTCGACGGGGCCTCGCTCGACGAGATCAAGGCGTTGCTGCGTGAGGCCGGCTTGCCGGAAGACGGTCGGGTGCAGCTCTATGACGGCCGCACGGGCGAGCGGCTCGACCAGAAGACCACCGTAGGCTACATCTACATGATGAAGCTGAACCATCTGGTCGAAGACAAAATCCATGCACGTTCGATCGGGCCCTACAGCCTGATTACCCAGCAGCCGCTGGGTGGTAAAGCGCAGTTCGGTGGGCAGCGTCTGGGAGAAATGGAGGTGTGGGCCCTCTACGCCTACGGGGCCGCCCATACGCTCCAGGAAATGCTCACCTACAAGTCGGACGACGTGCAGGGCCGTTCGAAAGCCTACGAGGCTATCGTCAAAGGCGAAAACCTGCCCGAGCCCGGCGTCCCCGAAAGCTTCAACGTGCTGGTACGCGAGCTGCAGGGCCTTGGCCTGGAAGTGCGGCTCGACTGAATGCCGCCCCGCTCGTTCTCCACTGATTCGACACCAACCCTCCGATATACGCCATGCCGCAAGGGAAGACGCTCAAGATCAAGCGCGACTTCACCAGCATCACGCTGAGCCTGGCTTCGCCGGAAAGCATTCTCGAACGCTCCTACGGCGAAGTGCTCAAGCCCGAGACCATTAACTACCGGTCCTTCAAGCCGGAGAAGGATGGGCTGTTCTGCGAAAAGATCTTCGGGCCGGTTAAGGATTACGAGTGCCACTGCGGTAAGTACAAACGAATTCGCTACCGCGGCATCGTCTGCGACCGCTGCGGCGTCGAAGTAACCGAAAAGAAGGTGCGCCGCGAGCGCATGGGCCACATTACGCTGGCCGTCCCGGTCGTTCATATCTGGTACTTCAAAACGGTCCCGAACAAGATCGGTAACCTGCTGGGGCTGAAGTCAAAAGATCTGGAAAAGATCATCTATTACGAAAACTACATCGTTATTCAGCCCGGCTGTGCAGAGAAGCTCGGCATCGAGAAGAATCAGCTGCTCACGGAAGAAGAATATTACGACATTCTCTATCAGATCCGAGAAGACAACCATCGGCTCGACGACGACGATCCGGAGAAGTTCATCGCCAAGATTGGCGGTGAGGCGATCGAGATGATGCTCAAGCGCTTGGACCTGGATGCACTCTCCAAGGAGTTGCGCTTCCAGGTCAAGACCGAAACGAGTCAGCAGCGCAAGGAAGAGGCGCTCAAGCGGTTGCAGGTCGTCGAGGCGTTCCGTGAGGCCAACCGGAAGCTGGAGAACCGCCCCGAGTGGATGGTCATGCGGGTCATTCCGGTG from Rhodothermus sp. includes the following:
- the rpoB gene encoding DNA-directed RNA polymerase subunit beta; this translates as MSEFNGQPGMNERISFARTKRVLDYPDLLEIQLKSFKEFVQDDVPPEEREDKGLQAVFKEHFPITDSRERYILEFLYYTLDTPKHTVEECLAQGLTYSVPLKAKLRLSILEDEDEEEAGEAIEQEVYLGNLPYMTERGTFIINGAERVIVSQLHRSPGVFFGQSVHPNGTELYSARVIPLRGSWIEFSTDVANVMWAYIDRRKKLPVTTLLRALGYSSDEEIIQLFELGEEVDISTKRAFKKHLGRKLASSITLERIIELVDEDTGEILEEKREREVLLPAEHELQEEDYEKLKEAGITKLYLLKEEEDEEEALDKSSLLNTLRKDPTHSEAEALEYLYFQLRGTEAPDLETARSLLDRLFFNEKRYDLGAVGRYRLNKRLRLDVPMDVLTLTREDIVAIVRELVLLQNGRSTVDDIDHLGNRRVRTVAEQLAAQFSVGLARMARTIKERMNLRDAESFTPQDLVNARTIASVINTFFGTNQLSQFMDQTNPLAELTHKRRVSALGPGGLTRERAGFEVRDVHYTHYGRLCPIETPEGPNIGLICSLTVHARVNEFGFIETPYRVVRNGRVTNEIVYLSAEEEDNAVIAQANAPIDEEGRFLNEYVKCRYRGDFPLMRPEQIQYMDVAPNQIVSPSASLIPFLEHDDANRALMGSNMQRQAVPLLRSEAPIVGTGMEARIARDSRALLVAEGPGVVEYVDAERIVIRYDQDPEDAEVSFEDPVKEYRLIKFRRTNQDTCINMRPIVKVGQRVERGTVLCDGFATEKGELALGKNILVAFMPWRGYNFEDAIVISERLVAEDVFTSIHIEEFECQVRDTKRGEEELTREIPNVSEEATRDLDERGIIRVGAEVKAGDILVGKVTPKGETEPTPEEKLLRAIFGDKAGDVKDASLKAPPGMKGVVIDTKLFSRRKLDPASKKREQQRLAEIDEQLQRDLGELERRFWEKFFKLVEGQVSAGVETREGEIILAEGMPFTREAFAKVSPLKLNPLLPFTQDETVNRKVQKLLRNYEQMYRRITGEAKRLKHQIQMGDELPPGVVQLAKVYIARKRKIQVGDKMAGRHGNKGVVAKIVPVEDMPFLEDGTPVDIVLNPLGVPSRMNLGQIYETLLGWAGKVLGRKFASPVFDGASLDEIKALLREAGLPEDGRVQLYDGRTGERLDQKTTVGYIYMMKLNHLVEDKIHARSIGPYSLITQQPLGGKAQFGGQRLGEMEVWALYAYGAAHTLQEMLTYKSDDVQGRSKAYEAIVKGENLPEPGVPESFNVLVRELQGLGLEVRLD